A genomic stretch from Armatimonadota bacterium includes:
- a CDS encoding DEAD/DEAH box helicase — protein sequence MTLDQILGSLRTSRRFAEGFVAWRELPERRASWAPLPSGLHPRLAAALRQRGIDRLYSHQAEAYELSQTGRNVVVATPTASGKTMCFNLPVLDRVLKDPQARALYLFPTKALSADQVDELLGLVDRTDASIRCYTYDGDTPPSARGAIRTAGHIVVTNPDMLHAAILPHHTKWLRLFENLRYVVADELHAYRGVFGSHVANVFRRLRRVCAFYGASPQFIGCSATIANPEEHARRLWGDPCVLVDRSGAPSGRRIFAIYNPPVVNGALGIRRSALLEARDLASEFVRNRIQTIVFARSRLRAELMTTYLTDVARRWALPPASVRGYRAGYLPSERRAIERGLRDGSVRVVASTNALELGVHIGQMQAAVLVGYPGTVASTWQQAGRAGRSSETSVAILVATSDPLDQFLARHPEFFFDRCPEHALVHPDNLLVLTSHLRCAAFELPLRTDESFGPSTFTEILGYLQECGVLHEEDGRWHYVDGAYPAQEVSLRSASVENVVIVDVTQRARPRVIGEVDLASAPALVHEGAIYLHLGRQYHVERLNWEDRKAYVHEVRVDHYTDAQIAADIRVLVESASQRTAVDRAYGEVSVTYRPTIFKKLKLHTHENVGWGKIHLPETTLHTTAYWVTLPEALVRDLSNEQIESALLGLSHALHNAAPLFLMCDPRDLGRTCQIRAPHTGRPTLFLYDAVPGGVGLAERLYGFHAALWEAAAELVAGCPCPAGCPSCVGPPLEVGTDGKTLARALLRAEVP from the coding sequence ATGACCCTTGACCAGATTTTGGGATCTCTCCGGACTTCCAGGCGGTTCGCGGAGGGGTTTGTGGCCTGGCGGGAGTTGCCCGAAAGGCGCGCGTCGTGGGCACCGCTCCCGTCCGGCCTCCACCCCCGGCTCGCCGCGGCCCTACGGCAGCGCGGGATCGACCGGCTGTACAGCCACCAAGCAGAGGCCTACGAGCTGTCACAAACCGGACGCAACGTCGTGGTGGCGACGCCCACGGCCAGCGGCAAGACGATGTGCTTCAATCTGCCGGTATTGGACCGCGTACTCAAGGACCCGCAGGCCCGGGCCCTCTACCTGTTCCCGACCAAGGCCCTGTCTGCGGACCAGGTGGACGAGCTGCTGGGTCTGGTCGATCGGACGGACGCCTCGATTCGCTGCTACACATACGACGGCGACACGCCTCCGTCGGCACGGGGGGCGATTCGGACGGCAGGTCACATCGTCGTCACCAACCCGGACATGCTGCACGCCGCGATCCTGCCCCACCATACCAAGTGGCTCCGGCTGTTCGAAAATCTCAGATACGTGGTGGCCGACGAACTGCACGCGTACCGCGGCGTGTTCGGATCCCACGTCGCCAACGTCTTCCGCAGGCTGCGCCGCGTCTGCGCATTCTACGGTGCGAGCCCTCAGTTCATCGGCTGCTCGGCGACGATCGCCAACCCCGAGGAGCACGCGCGGCGTCTGTGGGGCGATCCGTGCGTCCTCGTCGACCGAAGCGGAGCGCCCTCGGGGCGCCGGATCTTCGCGATCTACAACCCGCCGGTGGTCAACGGCGCACTGGGGATCCGCCGCAGCGCGCTGCTGGAGGCACGCGACCTGGCCTCGGAGTTCGTGCGCAACCGCATCCAGACGATCGTCTTCGCCCGTTCTCGCCTGCGCGCCGAACTGATGACCACCTACCTCACAGACGTCGCACGTCGGTGGGCTCTTCCCCCGGCCTCCGTGCGGGGATACCGCGCGGGTTACCTCCCCTCGGAGCGGCGGGCCATCGAACGGGGGTTGCGGGACGGTTCGGTACGCGTCGTGGCGAGCACCAACGCTCTGGAACTCGGCGTCCACATCGGGCAAATGCAGGCCGCGGTGCTCGTCGGCTACCCGGGGACGGTGGCGTCGACCTGGCAGCAAGCCGGACGCGCCGGCCGGTCGTCAGAGACGAGCGTGGCGATCCTGGTCGCCACGAGCGATCCGCTGGACCAGTTCCTGGCCCGCCATCCCGAGTTCTTCTTTGACCGGTGCCCAGAACACGCGCTCGTCCACCCCGACAATTTGCTGGTCCTGACCAGCCACCTGCGGTGCGCCGCCTTCGAGCTGCCGCTGCGCACGGACGAGTCGTTCGGGCCCAGCACCTTCACCGAGATCCTGGGTTATCTGCAAGAGTGCGGTGTCCTGCACGAGGAGGACGGGCGCTGGCATTACGTCGACGGCGCCTACCCGGCCCAGGAGGTCTCCCTGCGGTCCGCCTCGGTCGAAAACGTCGTGATCGTGGACGTCACCCAACGCGCACGGCCACGTGTGATTGGCGAGGTCGATCTCGCCAGCGCGCCGGCACTGGTGCACGAGGGTGCGATCTACCTGCACCTGGGTCGTCAGTACCACGTCGAGCGGCTGAACTGGGAAGACCGCAAGGCGTACGTGCACGAGGTGCGCGTCGATCACTACACCGATGCGCAGATCGCCGCCGACATCCGCGTGCTCGTGGAATCGGCGTCGCAGCGAACGGCCGTGGACCGCGCCTACGGAGAGGTTTCGGTCACATACCGCCCGACGATCTTCAAGAAGCTGAAGCTCCACACGCACGAAAACGTCGGATGGGGCAAGATCCACCTGCCCGAGACGACGCTGCACACGACCGCCTACTGGGTAACCCTCCCCGAAGCGCTCGTGCGCGATCTGTCCAACGAGCAGATCGAGAGCGCTCTGCTGGGGCTTTCCCATGCGCTCCACAACGCCGCGCCGCTGTTCTTGATGTGCGATCCGCGCGATCTGGGACGCACGTGTCAGATCCGGGCTCCCCACACCGGCCGGCCGACGCTCTTCCTGTACGACGCAGTGCCCGGAGGGGTGGGGCTGGCCGAGCGCTTGTATGGGTTCCACGCGGCCTTGTGGGAGGCGGCTGCGGAGTTGGTCGCCGGCTGCCCGTGCCCGGCCGGGTGTCCCTCGTGCGTCGGCCCCCCGCTTGAGGTCGGCACGGACGGCAAGACCCTGGCACGGGCGCTGCTGCGGGCCGAGGTACCCTAG
- a CDS encoding ribonuclease H-like domain-containing protein: protein MRHRLKRREIGAWHPMTGPGFEVLRTSFPAHARRGPVRLSEAPADGTMWLDTETTGLAAGTGTQVFLIGVAFREGVHVVIEQYLLRRLGAERSMLEVVRDRLGQASVLVTYNGRRFDWPLLEVRFRLQRLSLPWDEPPHLDLLPVARRLWRQPVGTARLTAIEWEVLGHRRDRDIPGGLIPSRYIEFLRSGDDALLEDVVDHNREDVLTLLSLHALADAICDGRSPPVPVDPIGLGLHLERLGRQDRALEAYERALAEECDPGRRWTAVRRLARLYRTRGDGRRLFALWMAEAERAILPAQVSLRRAARVARHVLRDPEAALAVVDRALARAEWDGLRGRMQLSGIATLERMRARLVRSSAGRPRRPADGSSPDKDGVCRS, encoded by the coding sequence GTGCGACATCGGCTTAAGCGGCGGGAGATCGGTGCCTGGCACCCGATGACCGGGCCGGGTTTCGAGGTCCTGCGGACCAGCTTCCCGGCCCACGCGCGCCGCGGCCCGGTGCGGCTGAGCGAGGCGCCGGCGGACGGAACGATGTGGCTGGACACGGAGACCACCGGGTTGGCCGCGGGGACGGGGACGCAGGTCTTCTTGATCGGCGTGGCGTTTCGGGAAGGTGTCCACGTGGTGATCGAGCAGTACCTGCTGCGGCGGCTGGGTGCCGAGCGGTCGATGCTGGAGGTCGTGCGGGACCGCCTGGGCCAGGCATCCGTCCTGGTCACGTACAACGGCCGTCGGTTCGACTGGCCGCTGCTGGAGGTGCGCTTTCGGCTGCAACGCCTCAGCCTGCCGTGGGACGAGCCGCCCCACCTCGACCTGCTCCCGGTCGCCCGGCGGCTGTGGCGGCAGCCGGTCGGCACCGCGCGGCTGACAGCGATCGAGTGGGAGGTCCTCGGCCACCGACGTGACCGTGACATCCCGGGTGGGTTGATCCCGTCACGCTACATCGAGTTCCTGCGCAGTGGGGACGATGCGCTGCTCGAGGACGTCGTGGACCACAACCGGGAAGATGTGCTGACGCTGCTCAGCCTCCACGCGCTGGCGGATGCGATCTGCGACGGTCGCAGTCCCCCGGTGCCGGTCGATCCGATTGGGCTGGGTCTGCACCTGGAGCGGTTGGGAAGACAGGATCGCGCACTGGAGGCGTACGAACGCGCGCTGGCCGAAGAGTGCGATCCGGGGCGGCGATGGACGGCCGTGCGACGGCTGGCGCGCTTGTACCGGACCCGCGGCGACGGGCGCCGGTTGTTTGCGCTGTGGATGGCCGAGGCGGAGCGGGCCATCCTGCCCGCCCAGGTGAGCCTGCGGCGAGCAGCTCGGGTCGCCCGTCACGTGCTGCGCGACCCCGAAGCGGCGCTGGCCGTCGTCGATCGGGCGCTCGCCCGGGCGGAATGGGACGGCCTGCGCGGACGGATGCAGCTTTCGGGGATCGCGACCCTTGAGCGCATGCGGGCCCGACTCGTGCGGTCCTCCGCAGGTCGCCCTCGAAGGCCAGCCGACGGCAGCAGCCCCGACAAGGATGGCGTCTGCAGATCCTGA
- a CDS encoding ATP-dependent DNA ligase, with translation MKHRIPGLESLRGGRILGAVATALLSDLARTMHAVAANAAKRQKTAILARYLQTLDDDSLRIACTYLTGRLFPPGTPRKANVGWSAIMSVLQDLTGASDRQVSEAYLRWGDIGDVAAELLRRRRIAPLFASPLTLPGVHETLSEAAAAEGAGSRRARLRALRALLEQASPDEGKYLVRILTGDLRIGLREGLLEDAVAEAFGAHPDAVRRANLLRSDIGEVAVMARHGALGSAALESFHPFRFMLAGTVFTAEEALANGGPVLAEDKYDGVRVQVHRIGDRVAIYSRMLEDVTKSFPDLKEDLRGLGDSYIADGEVVAWRGQRPLPFYALQERLRRVDPGPLLLEVPVVLFVFDLLRLGEEDLLDLPLAARRRRLAELHFGERVRPTLADEVADPQTLTARFRAARDRGNEGLVIKRLDSPYQPGRRGNLWVKWKDELATLDVVVVAVEHGHGRRAGVLSDYTFAIRDGDALRVVGKAYSGLTDREIAELTEWFAAHTVRDRGRYKVVQPRVVLEVAFDAVTRSDRHDSGYALRFPRIKRIRHDKTAQEISTLRDVEAIYQRQRTQEGSGRGSGPLDQGQGGREADTPSR, from the coding sequence GTGAAGCATCGGATCCCGGGTTTGGAGAGCTTGCGGGGAGGTAGAATCCTAGGAGCCGTGGCCACCGCCCTCCTCAGCGACCTCGCCCGCACCATGCACGCCGTGGCCGCCAACGCCGCCAAGCGCCAGAAGACCGCCATCCTCGCCCGGTACCTGCAGACACTGGACGACGACTCCCTGCGCATCGCCTGCACCTATCTCACCGGGCGCCTCTTCCCGCCCGGCACTCCCCGCAAGGCCAACGTCGGATGGTCGGCGATCATGTCGGTGTTGCAGGATCTGACCGGCGCGTCCGACCGACAGGTGAGCGAGGCCTACCTCCGGTGGGGAGACATCGGCGACGTGGCCGCAGAACTCCTCCGCCGGCGCCGGATCGCGCCGCTGTTCGCGAGTCCTCTGACACTGCCCGGTGTACACGAAACCCTCTCGGAGGCCGCCGCTGCAGAAGGCGCCGGATCGCGCCGCGCGCGGCTGCGGGCGCTGCGGGCGTTGCTCGAGCAGGCTTCTCCTGACGAAGGGAAGTACCTCGTGCGCATCCTCACCGGTGACCTGCGGATCGGGTTGCGGGAGGGGTTGTTGGAAGACGCCGTCGCCGAAGCGTTCGGCGCACACCCCGACGCAGTCCGGCGGGCGAACCTGCTCCGGTCGGACATCGGCGAGGTCGCCGTCATGGCGCGGCACGGGGCGCTGGGCAGCGCCGCCCTGGAGTCCTTCCACCCGTTTCGGTTCATGCTCGCCGGTACGGTCTTCACCGCGGAGGAAGCCTTGGCCAACGGCGGTCCGGTGCTGGCCGAGGACAAGTACGACGGTGTGCGCGTGCAGGTCCACCGGATCGGGGATCGGGTGGCGATCTATTCGCGGATGCTCGAGGACGTCACAAAGAGCTTTCCCGACCTGAAGGAAGACCTGCGCGGTCTGGGCGACAGCTACATCGCTGACGGTGAAGTGGTGGCGTGGCGCGGGCAGCGGCCGCTGCCGTTTTACGCCCTCCAGGAGCGCCTGCGCCGCGTCGATCCCGGCCCGCTGCTGTTGGAAGTGCCCGTGGTGCTATTCGTGTTCGACCTGCTGCGCCTGGGCGAGGAGGATTTGCTGGATCTCCCGCTGGCCGCCAGGCGCCGCCGCCTCGCTGAGCTGCATTTCGGGGAGCGTGTCCGGCCGACCCTCGCGGACGAGGTCGCAGACCCGCAGACGCTGACAGCGCGTTTTCGCGCGGCGCGGGACCGCGGCAACGAGGGGCTGGTGATCAAGCGTCTGGACTCCCCGTACCAGCCCGGGCGTAGGGGGAACCTGTGGGTCAAGTGGAAGGACGAACTTGCCACGCTGGATGTGGTGGTCGTCGCGGTCGAGCACGGACACGGCCGGCGCGCCGGCGTGCTCAGCGACTACACCTTCGCCATTCGCGACGGCGACGCGCTGCGGGTGGTGGGCAAGGCGTATTCGGGGTTGACCGACCGCGAAATCGCCGAGCTCACGGAGTGGTTTGCAGCACACACCGTACGCGACCGTGGCCGCTACAAGGTCGTCCAACCCCGGGTGGTCCTGGAAGTGGCGTTCGACGCCGTTACGCGCAGCGATCGCCACGATTCCGGCTACGCGCTGCGCTTCCCCCGCATCAAGCGCATCCGCCACGACAAGACGGCGCAGGAAATCAGCACGCTGCGCGATGTCGAGGCGATCTACCAGCGTCAGCGGACACAGGAGGGAAGCGGGCGAGGATCGGGACCCCTCGACCAGGGGCAGGGTGGGCGTGAAGCTGACACGCCTTCCCGGTGA